A segment of the Acaryochloris marina S15 genome:
TTCTTAGATGCTTACCTCCCCTAAAAGCAAGTAGTTCTTGAAGCTATAGCAGGCAAAATGTACCTGCTTAGAATTCATAATTGCATCCGTACAGTTGATAGAATTCCTTTTAGTATAGATAGAACTATGTAAACAATCAAATCATTTGTGATTTATTTCTATCTATATATCAACTAGGCTCTTAGGCTTCTCAGACATGATTGAAGCATACCCAGTGACCTCATAACCGATTTATGATCCCTATCTACTGTAGTTTTCCATCGAACTCAATGATTACTGGATCGACACTTTACCTAACTATCGATCATGAGTTTTAAGCCATGGACTGGGCAGACAGGAATTTCGTCTTCTCGATTCTTGCGATACCAATCTTGATGGCATTTTTCGACGGGACAGACATACCGGGGACTTTCAACAGAATTTTTGATCCCTGGAAGAGGATAATAAATTCTGAGGGCTTTAAGAATATCCTCAGCAGGATATTGTTCTTCTAGATATAATCTGATCCAATCACGGGTGGGTTCATTCTCAGCTAAAAGGCTGGAGAGCTGTGTATGGCTCCCTTGTTGGAGTGAAGACTCAGATAGTAGTCCCTCTAACTGTCTTTCTATTCGTTGTGCAGCCGGAGCATCAAGGAGTTCTGCAATATAGGGTTGGATTGCCTTAGCTGCTGTACAGATGTCATCGGGTGAATATTTCATCATTCGCTATGCTCGACTATTAGTTGAATCTTTTAGATAGCCCCAAATCTTACAATAGCTTCTTATTCGGTAATCTATTACTTGGTAACCCTCAACCCCAAACACTCGCCACCCTCTCCCGCTCCAACCCCAGCCGCACCATCTCCTCAATCCGCTCCAACAATTACAGACCAGTAAACACATCTAGAGTTTCTTCGATTCCCCGCATATGGCTCGAAACATTGAAATCAAGGCCCGCATCCACAACATTGAAACCATCACCAAACTGGTAGCTCAATTTGCCGATCAAGGACCCATCGAGATTGTGCAAGACGATACCTTTTTCCAGTGTGAGAATGGCAGGCTAAAGCTTCGATCACTATCCAAAACTGAAGGAAAGCTGATCTTCTACCGTCGCCAAGATCAACCCGGTCCAAAAGAATCCTTTTACCTGATCTCACCCACTTCATCGCCAGACAGCTTACGTGAAGCGCTGACGTTGGCCTATGGTCAAGCTGGTCGTGTCCGCAAGGTGCGAACCTTATTTCTCGTTGGTAGAACCCGCGTTCATCTGGATAAGGTTGAAGGGTTAGGTCATTTTCTTGAACTGGAAGTGATACTTGCAGAAGGTGAGTTACCAGAGACGGGGATTGAAGAAGCTCACCTGCTCATGGATAAGCTTGGGATCGAACAGTCTCAACTTATAGATAGAGCCTATGTCGATCTACTGATCGTTTAAGTTGTCTACCCTCGGCTTTCTCCTGACCTGGGTACAAGACCCTCACTTGCTGTTCAGCTCTGTGGATAGCTCGGCTCCTGGCGCTATCTAGGAGGTCGATCAGAGCGTCTTCGGGGTCTTCGTTGGAATAAAGGTAGGCGAGGAATCCAAGGTTCAGGAGTGAGGTGGATGGTCAGGCTGGAGGTTGGCTGAGGAGTGGGCATAGATAGAAATTGAAGAATAACCTAATCAAATAATCCATCTACTTTTTGTCGAAAAGCAATCAGAGCATGAGAGCCACGGTACTGCTTCAGCTCTTCGAGTAATTGATCTGATACCTCTGAAGATACAATCGTTTTCACTTGAATATTGGTATTAAATCCTGCAATATCCCCCATCCGCTGACCATGACTCCCTGCTCCCTGGGCTGGAATGATGGTGTACCCAGAGGCATCTAATGTATTGAGTAAATGGATCAGACGATGCTGTAATACCGCTTCACAAATAACGGTGACCAAAATACCTTGGTTTATTGAAGAAGAAGACATGGGAACTCCAAATGAGTTGTGTTCAGCTAAAATCTCTGATACAGCACTTTCACCACAAATATTTACGTCATGACTATCTGGCTGGAGACCCTTGATCATGGCATCTTCAAATCCTACCCTCCAATTCTGAGATCTCTATGAAGATTGCTTTTACTCTCAAAAGAAGAAATAGGGATCGGGTAGCATAATCATGACTAATCTTGGATATCACCTCATGTCGATTTACGTTGGTAACCTCTCTTATGACGTTACAGAGCAAGACCTAAATACCGCTTTTGCCGAATATGGAACCGTAAAAAGTGCCAAGCTTCCCACTGACCGAGAAACAGGACGCAAACGTGGATTTGCCTTTGTCGAAATGGGTGATGATGCTGAGGAAGCCAAAGCTATTGAAGAACTTGACGGTGCTGAATGGATGGGACGTACCCTGAAAGTGAATAAAGCAAAGCCCCGTGAGAATAGAGGTGGTGGTGGTGGTAACCGCTGGTAGAGCTAATTTGAAGTAAGGGGATTAGCGCTCATAGCTCAATCGTTTTAGGGCTATGAGATTACCTGATCAGATTTCTCTGCTTCACTCATAACAGCTTCCACACCCACCACCGTGACCATGACTCCTTTTCGCTGACACTCAAAACGATAGAGTTTTCTATCCTCCAACTTCTCCAAGCACTCCTTACTAATCGGCCATAAACAAACTAAGCTGCGATTTCCCGCCATTTAGTATAAGTGTACTTATTATATCTACCAATTTTGGTCATCACAGCGATCAGATGTTGGATCTATTTTTAGTAGAGTCAGATTATTGAAAATTTCTGAAAAGCTATCTATGTATAAGTTATGAGTGTAGTTGGCGTCTTATCACAGCCTTGATCGTTTACGGCCAATCTGAGCGAATAGATAGATCAGGTAGATGGGCTTGATCATTTGCCGACTCCTCCATGCCCTAGGAGATTGTCAAAGGTTTCAGGGGGTAGACGCGATTCCTTCAACGCATTCTCAACAAATTCCTGAACCGTTTGATCCTTTCCACGACGCCCTCGTAACAGTTTTGCCAATGAGTGAGTTTGTCCAAATTGAGGTTTGCTGGAGTTAATTTGCTTCAGTCTCTCTGCCTGGTATAAGCCTTGAAGGAGATAGTTAGCGATCCCATAGTTATCGAGGCTAGATCGCTCGATCAGTTGCTTCTCTGTCGGCGTCTCAATCGTTGCCTTAGCCTGGGGGGTCTTCGGTGCGCGGATCAGGGGCAATGGCTCAGACGGAGGTTCTTCAGCCTTGTCTTCAGACGTTGGCTCAACTGGATCGGGACCGTCAGAGTCTTCTGTCTCTTCAGGTGCAGGCTTAGACTCTTTAACTGGCTTGGATTCTTCGACTGGTTTGGATGCAACACCTCCCGATGAAAAAGCGTTGCTAAACTCACTAGAAACCTTTAATTTCTTAGGTTTCTTGCCTTTCTTCTCTTTTTTGATCTGCTTGTCGAGCCTAGTTGGAGGAGAAAAGACGTTTGTGGCCATGACGGGCTGAACGGGCTGAGGTTGGGCAGCTTTAATGGAGGGTGACCCATCAATAGCAGTACTAAAACGACTCGGAATACCTTTGGTCTTCTTTAGGAGGAATGTTTTGGTTTTCTCCTTACCGCCAACCCGGTAGATCACTGTTAACGTGGTGCTATTATCGATATCGCCTTTAGGCTTTAAATTGACAAAAATAAACTTCGCGCTAGGGATTTTAGGGCGTTCTCCAAAATCAAACGCATCGAAGGCTCCAGGCCAAGCTTCTACAACGACAGCATCTTCATTATTGAAGTAAAAAGTGTGCCCATGCTTTGGAGCAACTTCAATAGTCGGAAAATCTTGGGATTGGGCTTGGACTATCCCAGGAACTGTAGCTATCAGTAATGCGAGAGGGATGGCTTTGTACATGTCAATAACTCGAAATAAACGACGAGAAATAATTAGTCAACAAATGAGATGACAAAGACAAAAGAACTAGAAAAAAATACTAGTTTCTCAGCCTATGCAATCATTTCAAATATCTAAACTCCTTGCAAAAAGCTACTTAAACAAGAAAAACTTAATTTCTTGAAAATGGTCTAATTGAATTTCGATATTCAATTTTTAGCTTGAATTTATTAGCCAAAATCAGATCAAATCTCCCTACAGAAAGCGTAGGAAAAACCTTCAGTCTGACTTTCTTCTTTCGGGAATGAACTCTGGTTTCTCCCCGACATCGATGCTGCTCACGTCCACGAGTCGATCTAGGCCAATTCTCCATGCGTTGAGCCCTACCTTTCGGCCCATCCCTTAACCCTCCTGAGTCAATGTGATGGTGAAGGATTTCAGCATGGACTTGTTCGGGGATTGCTGACTGAGATGCTGACTTTGAGAATGAGTCATACCAATCAGCACCTAAGAGTGTAATTTTGATTATTTGCTAAGCCAATTCAGTATTGGGTTGCACGAATTTGAGAGTTACACTTTCAGGTACAACTTGGTATCAGTATTTTTTTTAAGGGGATGAAAGGGAAGATGTAAGGGAATTAGAAAACGATTGAAACACTTCTGAAATTGGCGCTTCAGGCTTTTACAGCAGAACTCAGTCGCAAGCAAAACTTTGGCAAACACATAATGCTGCCATCGTTGAGGTACTGGGGCCGACTCTACTACTGGCTCATCAATTCCACCGACGAGCCACCCTTTAAGCTTCTCCAATGCTGCTTTGCAGATTTGCTGGATTCTTTGGCTAGTTAAACTGAAAAACCCACCAATATCCTTAAAGGTCCATCCTTCCAAAAATCGAAGACGAATCACTTCTTGTTGCCGTGGATTCAGACGCTGGACCAAGTTCTTTAGTTCGGGAGATAAAGGTAGATCGCTACCCTCACAAGACTCATCGGCCTGTAGGTCCAGTAACTCTGTATGCCCCTCTGCTCCAATACCTACGTTTAAGGAGGTGGGTTGCGAAATTGACTGGAGTTCAAGAATGCGTTTTTCACGAAGTTGAGTATATTCCGCTATTTCAGAAACAGTCGCCTCTTGGCCTAACACTCTTTGGGCTTTTCTGAGTTTCGCCAGCTGCTCATGGGCTGACTTAGGGATGCGGATAGTATCGGTCTGAAATAGTGATTCACTCTGAAATTTGCGAATCCAAAATTGTCCGTAGGTGCGTATGTTCGATTGCTGCTCAGGATCCCAACGATCTATCGCCTCGTTCAGACCGATGACGCCTGCTGACAACAGCTCATCATCTTCCAAACCTCTGCCAGAAGAACGACCTCCCACGGCGCTGATCCAAGCAAGGTTAGCAGAGATAATCTGTTGACGTGCCTCGTGGTCACCCTGCTTGGCCCTCAGTATCAAAGCTGATTCTAATTCAGGGGATAGTCTAGAAGTGCGTTCAATAGCTGCACTCACGGAAGCATCAAAGCAAAGTCCTTGATGTAATTGATTTGAATACATGTCGCTCACCCTTTCCTGTCGTCGGAGAAGTGGCAGCGGTTCAACGGTGTTGTTGCAATAGAAATAGTGATCATCGTTTTCCAAACCCCTAATGAAGGTGCGGGAGTATGTAAGAAATCGGTATTTAATCGATCAGGTTTGAACAGCTTTCGCTGAACCATCCTCAAATTGGAATAGAGCTAGCTCTGTACTGAATATTCTTGGCAACTTAAAAGCCCTGTCTAATCGCAATCTAGCGATTCAGGAATTCATAGATGAAATGGGGGCAGAGGTAGAAATTACGGAAATCAGAGCCCCATCATTGCCAAGAGAAACTATGCAGCAGTATCAAATACTTCAGCTTGTGTTAGCCCCAAAGACCGTGGAGCTAATGGAGCAATCTCCAATCGCTGGTTAATAAACTGTCTTGCACCACTTTCCGCAAGATGGTGGTGCAACATCTGGGATTGGACGTAAGGCCCATAGAGAAGAATATTCACCTGATCTCTTATGGCATAACCATGCAATCGCAGTTCATAACTCACAAAAACATCAATACGATTGCTCAACGGTGGATGATCACAACCCAGCCTATACAGAGCTTCATAGGTATAAGTCAGTGCCATTGATAATAAACTTTGAACCTTACAAGCAGCTTGAAGGTATATATCTCGGTATTCCTGAACTACCGATGGATCTAGCTGAGCAGCACTTTGGGGGTCACTATCATCGCCAGGGGGGCAGGGTAAGCGCAAGAAAATCAAGCCTCTGAAAGGCTAGACTGTAAAGGAATAGAAGCGCCTAGAACTTTGAGCATATACGCTTCATCCATGCTCGCCCGTTTTAGTTTTTGACGGGTACTTTTCTTAAAGGACGTTTCTTGATTGAGAAGGTTGATGCTCCAGCGCCTCAGGATGGCCATGTTTTCCGGTGCATGTCCTGTGCGAATGCGGCTAGCATCTTCGCCAAAGGTCACATCTAAGACCCAGTGGAGTTGGTTCTCAATCGACCAATGCTGGCGGATGGCTTTGCCCAACTGCTGAGCATTTGGCGGTAGAGAGCTGATATAAAACATCACCTCATAGGTGGTTTTGTTCCACAAGTGGCGGGTCCGAGCGACCTTGACGATGGTTTGCAAGCCCTTCCACTGCGCCTGCTTGTAGAGAGGACCCATCTGTTGAAGGGACACGGCCCAAACTTGTCGTTTCTCGCGACGATGGTGCCCTGCTTCCACCCGGGCATCATAGCTGTGCTCAATGCACTTAAACTCATTCGCTTCAGCCGTTTCAAACCATTGCTCAACCTGCTCAAACAGCGTGGGATGATTCTCCTTGAGGGCCAGCACATAGTCAGCCTCTTTAGCTTGAATGTGGCGGGCAATCTCGTGCTGAGTTCCCATTGCATCAATGGTAATAATGCACCCGGCAATGTCTAATAGCTCTAGCAGTGCTGGAATAGCGGTAATTTCGTTACTCTTGTCTGCAACTTTGACCTGTCCTAGAAATAACCGATACTCACTGGCCCAAGCACTGACCAGATGCAATGCGGATTGGTCTTGATTGCGATCATAGGAACCTCTGAGTTGTTTGCCGTCAATCGGTATCACTTGAGCGCCGAGGGTTGTCACTACCTGATCCAACCAGTGATTGAAACTCCGCTCAAAAGCGGAGGGGCAAATACGCTCAAACACTCGTCGATAGGTGTCTGCTGTCGGTATCCCGGACGGTAGCCTCAGAAAACTCGACAACCAATCTTGATGGCTTAGACCATAGGTTTCAATGTCTTCCCACCCTTGTGCGCCACCTAAACTTGCCAATAGTCCAATCACGACGATGCTGACAAACGGATGCTGGACACCTTGGCCTCCACGTGGATCAGGCAAATCTTCAAAACACTCGGACAATTGTTGATAAGCCTGATCGCAATCACTGGCAGGCAGGAGTGACGAGGATGAGTCAGTGGAAGCTGGTGAGGAAGGAGGCTTGCTGAATCCTGTAGCCATGGGGAAACCCTTTTAACAGAATGGAGTTCCAAAGCATATTACAGCTTCATTTTTCTTGCGCTGCCCCTGGCCAGGGGGGTTACCCGGAACAATATTTGTAGATACCATAGTAAGTACTCCTGTCAGGGAGTCAAGAATCACGGCTTGAACGTTTGCAAGATGGGCAGGCCGTGGTTTGCAATTTTAACTAGAAAATATTTCTGTAAAAAACAGAAATGAGCAGGACTCCTGTCAGGGAACCCTGTTAAGAATCAACTGTTTAAAAGACGATTCAGCAAAGGATTGCCCTTGCCTTTTTCTTTTAAAAATAGTAGAAGAACAGAACTTAAAAACTTTGGCCTTGAAACCTTAATTTAATTCACTTGCAAGTACTCTAACTCTATCCAGCGAAATACGTCAAAGCTAGCTGTTACAGTCGTTTACAATGAACAACACTATTCATGCTAGCCAGAACGACCCATTCCTTAAACAGCCTCCACGCTATGCTTTCCAGGATTAGGCAGCTTAGCGAATACAACAGTTCCAGCACCTTCCCAAGGCTATAGAGTCAATCACCTTACTGACTCTATAGCCTTTAATAATTTCTATAGAAGGTCAATGAAATGCTTATTCTCTAAAATATTGATTTTAAAGAATAAAAATCTATTCATTTGCCATCACTATCCCTTTCAATATCCATCGAGATTCCAAACAATCTATTCATCGATTTCAAGGTGAACACAGCAGCTATTTCTGCATAGGGTTGCCATTGTTCTTCTGTCAGTACCCAGTACTCTCCTTCTCTCCAGGAGTAGTCAGTGACTAGCCTGCATCGTTGAGCTGCTCGATACCAAGTATCAAATTCTTGTTGTTCACTTTGACGTACAATCCTTTCCTGTGTGGGTTCCTGAGTCTCAAGCAGTTTCAAGGGAAGCTGTTCTAAGTTCAGGTTTTGTGGGGATGGTTCTGGGACCAAACTCACAGGTTCAACTGGGGATTGCCTTCTTTGTTTCTTCCTCTGCTGGCGCAGCTGTACCACTTCCTGTTGTCGTCGCTGTTGCTGCTTGGCTTTACCAATTTTGTTCTGTAATCCCGGTGGTAAAGAGAGTTTCAACTGATCCCAATTTTGAATGGGAACGACCTTAGAATTTCCCCCCAAACCCCCCTGATCTGGGACTTCGGAATCTGTAAGCGCCACTTTCGCCACCCTTTGGCCTTTGAGGGCCAGGGTGACGGTGGCTTGGATCTTCATCGTTGTTATTACAAACCCTACATTTATATAGAGTTGTAAAAGATCCTTTAATATCAGTAGTTCCAGCTTTCGCTGGTTTACAAGGTAATGATTGTTTGACCCTTGTTGTGTAATTTCCCCTTCCTGTATGGGTTCTGGGGGTTTCTGAGGAGTTTCTTCAACTAAATGATGTGGATGCCATAATTCCTTGTTTGACCGTCTGTATAAGGTTTTCTGGCTACAGTGGGCTAGCTTTGAGATGGCTTGGGCACGAGCGGTAATTCCAGGGGGAAATTTATCGACTCGCTTCAGTTCTAAGACTGCTTTTTTGATCCGAGTTTGGGCGGCTTCTCGCTTGCTTTGGTGGTATCCGAAGTCTGCGGGAGCAATTTGTTTGTCGTGGTACTTGGCTTCTCTGGTGGGAGCTGTGCCGGTGGGCCAGTAATACCGCATGGCCCAGATTGCGACTTCATGACTACGACGCTCTATCTCATGCTGGTGGCGGCAATGCTCATAGAAGCCGGGGGTGTTCTGGGCAGTTTGGCATACGTATTCTGCTATCTGGTCTTCGGAGTCCATGCCCATAAATACACGGGCTTCGCAGGCGAGGATCTTTAGTTTCTCGTTGGTTTGGCCTGGGCCTGTCCAGCCTTGGGTTTTCTCTTCATGGATCCGCTCTTGCCAGGTGGCGAGGGAGCTGGCATGGCCTGATTTACGGACTTTGAAGTTCTGTTGTGCATCTGAGATCGCATGATGGAGACGCCCCATGTCCTGGCCATCGGCGCATAGCTCGAAGGCGTCAAGCCAATGTTCCAGGGACCAGGGTAGAGGAGTTAGATCGGCGTCGAGGGGATGGAAGCCGCTTCCAGGCTGCATGGGGAGTCGGAAGGCGGCAAAGAGACTAAAGCCTTTGCC
Coding sequences within it:
- a CDS encoding class IV adenylate cyclase; this translates as MARNIEIKARIHNIETITKLVAQFADQGPIEIVQDDTFFQCENGRLKLRSLSKTEGKLIFYRRQDQPGPKESFYLISPTSSPDSLREALTLAYGQAGRVRKVRTLFLVGRTRVHLDKVEGLGHFLELEVILAEGELPETGIEEAHLLMDKLGIEQSQLIDRAYVDLLIV
- a CDS encoding DUF3240 family protein; translated protein: MSSSSINQGILVTVICEAVLQHRLIHLLNTLDASGYTIIPAQGAGSHGQRMGDIAGFNTNIQVKTIVSSEVSDQLLEELKQYRGSHALIAFRQKVDGLFD
- a CDS encoding RNA-binding protein, coding for MSIYVGNLSYDVTEQDLNTAFAEYGTVKSAKLPTDRETGRKRGFAFVEMGDDAEEAKAIEELDGAEWMGRTLKVNKAKPRENRGGGGGNRW
- a CDS encoding sigma-70 family RNA polymerase sigma factor, which translates into the protein MYSNQLHQGLCFDASVSAAIERTSRLSPELESALILRAKQGDHEARQQIISANLAWISAVGGRSSGRGLEDDELLSAGVIGLNEAIDRWDPEQQSNIRTYGQFWIRKFQSESLFQTDTIRIPKSAHEQLAKLRKAQRVLGQEATVSEIAEYTQLREKRILELQSISQPTSLNVGIGAEGHTELLDLQADESCEGSDLPLSPELKNLVQRLNPRQQEVIRLRFLEGWTFKDIGGFFSLTSQRIQQICKAALEKLKGWLVGGIDEPVVESAPVPQRWQHYVFAKVLLATEFCCKSLKRQFQKCFNRFLIPLHLPFHPLKKNTDTKLYLKV
- a CDS encoding ISAs1 family transposase, whose protein sequence is MATGFSKPPSSPASTDSSSSLLPASDCDQAYQQLSECFEDLPDPRGGQGVQHPFVSIVVIGLLASLGGAQGWEDIETYGLSHQDWLSSFLRLPSGIPTADTYRRVFERICPSAFERSFNHWLDQVVTTLGAQVIPIDGKQLRGSYDRNQDQSALHLVSAWASEYRLFLGQVKVADKSNEITAIPALLELLDIAGCIITIDAMGTQHEIARHIQAKEADYVLALKENHPTLFEQVEQWFETAEANEFKCIEHSYDARVEAGHHRREKRQVWAVSLQQMGPLYKQAQWKGLQTIVKVARTRHLWNKTTYEVMFYISSLPPNAQQLGKAIRQHWSIENQLHWVLDVTFGEDASRIRTGHAPENMAILRRWSINLLNQETSFKKSTRQKLKRASMDEAYMLKVLGASIPLQSSLSEA